A region of Trichoplusia ni isolate ovarian cell line Hi5 chromosome 23, tn1, whole genome shotgun sequence DNA encodes the following proteins:
- the LOC113505000 gene encoding integrator complex subunit 1-like: protein MDRGKMPSAGRGAKSKAPQHPQDIFALGSKSTVVVSRDPEKRNIHKPSTSSVERKREPSGFGSQPPSKRARIGSPAEAVGGTSLEVDPVDLVPNVLQALDTHNSDKLLGLLTGSIRLLKSQRAKPDPILCMGLLYLTKIRPNMFAHETVTQSLCTLLKREQGAAFKNKGNPLVFVLACNMLYAGHRESTNWPDIFIKVYIEDALNERCWVECSWCKCFVENVVTAFSTKQPPSHLIPTDNTLGTMSPSGSGSPLMGSTEEDPDNTELEYSVFPRYSSSYEAVEALVLEAIKEQITRRSAAPDAIGKGFLKLLSATCGFPEIRMISASRLEAWLHSGKLWRCAQELLAYVCCNCDACGPTAARDHDVLAQLARMRLKTKPLQAAYQACLREMVSDSPPLLRSVVTHTIYNELSNVRSPNNMAVLAALIQAQPQLVPAAMADTYQELVLRPEDYLRPLRALTREVVRRGRAHTYRSALLPLARWLAHHPPHEPAQEVRERAFSSLADLFCCCCLVTASHSKHLPEYKQQVCDIQGAALNWLLDTAMPIYRPSRHDFQLALNKIMFVEPAESYSKVDNWPPESERALTYRICCEAPLLKTTLLKIVYIGLSKEIPISPAEVFELVEQLVRRACALPAEENPLQVDNLEVANFIFELCQFNPPDNISLPPGYTPPPLAITSLYWRGWLLLVMLAAHNPLQFAERAAATYPTLRALIETCITTKPSIEWTTSSAAEAERAEAERAAILQLETHLAAASNAKLPVTEHSSRLLSQLTTLEPLGPARKPPQAVIDSLQSLSSQMRLGKLLCRQPALLLDLVERHGTRRAMPWLHQLLKQDQLELSVLPVQCLCEFLSAGGGGGGGGGGESGKAGELCAHLRRTVAAAAAGARAVLHYYLQRLAHAHAPTRASANRGLKLVLQPVDTETVEADFSAEVSPEEWLELLWSLPHWEAVREEVVVRVRAACIVECVPTHVAAYIAFLAKYVAHTPGHDHADLVLDLSQVIMERSTVMNSVLGTGERADELHEPQRAQHRALHALTQIMYDYLQKVRTSGPPPVVAEAGEGAGAGASGGWGFGERVLLHWPSGRYARLHLLVAHAYLKLLCAGPSIYDTNQEMYSWLQSVWVGNDAPQAFNVDSDEEAVLLPDWLRLHMVRSARPALLEAGMRALPAAKLALFIQTFGMPVASMSALLNALDACSAGAVVRLGVERNYMAQLLLVQRARGATGGHAFASTLRLQPPTYMPDDTLFAEKELPMEAEDDWGSSAVMAPLQLELVSPLLSSIFTAANSFHGDLDTAFTQLISLISAEVSAGRGGGGAGPYVAGCAAWLRELAGSAGGAAGLARRPAHAAPLLRALLPLPDTRLMQIADTLLMQCKLLTGPVVDVLRAMSQNCSSTLKQELGAHVPPHATKQQLIALLESASPSTLEALGNRIISSQDTRLIVDVITHILEKNQEGHYESNVKYEDGVSGPVHVFSRGGLGCGLLLDWMSELQREALGPSDQRQRQMQLMFRAGNAPWRPLLVTLLAHRASWRTLHYCLTTLLQPEGGWSPSAVLDFAETLTESPRVWQGRDKTTPKHYVPDDTLRLDHKQLEVLVRYVSEEARQTEAASGPEAARRRADSRLALLLRCAPARPALLAVARAAQQHDPLLLLLLYMKVPKILRLLVQSGGRGQAGGGALCGLGGAGGALGGAGGALRGAAARSTSATDRVSHALLTAIAAPHPHSKDHAQKLWRMEADVRGVWSRVGGAGSRALGLAAALLRGAGAAAARQHAHLLAALEVLPDDELFGPTAAADVHSILECLVVLARAAGGGGQALLPRVAALLRRYRAARPAPAAQLLAAHRDTIANIPALSSLLASEVLQPASAAPPPQALLALQRRWDSPDNLNWLLQEIESWGVRRGGAWGGGAWAGAVLRGVAPHAAAAHAPLRHSALALLAKLLPAVADTTPGLQAVLECLDSHQPEVTQSLLDKLPELLVGMQEHAATVLMRVFDLGMKSRHPVEPCIAKCVTTINLHRGC from the exons ATGGATCGTGGGAAAATGCCGTCGGCAGGAAGAGGGGCCAAGAGCAAAGCTCCACAGCATCCTCAGGATATCTTCGCTCTGGGCAGCAAGTCCACTGTAGTGGTCTCCAGGGACCCCGAGAAGAGGAACATACACAAGCCCTCTACAAGTA GTGTGGAGCGGAAAAGAGAGCCCTCAGGATTTGGCAGTCAGCCACCTAGTAAGAGAGCTAGGATTGGATCCCCAGCTGAGGCTGTAGGAGGTACATCCTTGGAGGTAGACCCTGTGGACCTGGTGCCTAATGTTCTTCAAGCTTTGGACACACATAACTCTGATAAATTG CTCGGACTTCTAACTGGATCAATTCGTCTCCTGAAGTCACAGCGTGCAAAGCCAGACCCGATACTCTGCATGGGCTTGCTCTACCTTACAAAGATACGTCCAAACATGTTTGCTCATGAGACAGTGACGCAGAGCTTATGTACACTATTGAAGCGGGAACAAGGAGCGGCCTTCAAGAATAAGGGGAATCCTCTTGTGTTTGTGCTGGCATGTAACATGCTGTACGCTGGACACAGAGAGAGTACCAACTGGCcagatatatttataaag GTATACATAGAAGATGCGTTGAATGAACGCTGCTGGGTGGAATGCTCCTGGTGTAAATGTTTTGTAGAGAATGTAGTGACGGCGTTCAGCACCAAGCAGCCGCCGTCACACCTCATACCCACTGATAATACTCTTG GTACGATGTCGCCTTCTGGTTCCGGCTCCCCTCTTATGGGCAGCACGGAAGAAGATCCGGACAATACCGAGCTGGAGTACTCCGTCTTTCCAAG GTATTCTAGTAGCTATGAGGCAGTGGAGGCTCTGGTGCTGGAAGCCATCAAGGAACAAATTACGCGGCGCTCGGCAGCGCCAGACGCTATCGGGAAGGGCTTCCTCAAGCTACTGTCTGCCACCTGCGGTTTCCCTGAG ATCCGCATGATCTCGGCGTCCCGGCTGGAGGCGTGGCTGCACTCGGGCAAGCTGTGGCGCTGCGCGCAGGAGCTGCTGGCCTACGTGTGCTGCAACTGCGACGCGTGCGGGCCCACGGCCGCGCGCGACCACGACGTGCTGGCGCAGCTGGCGCGCATGCGGCTCAAGACCAAGCCGCTGCAGGCCGCCTACCAGGCCTGTCTCAG GGAGATGGTATCAGACAGCCCGCCGCTGCTGCGCAGCGTGGTGACCCACACGATCTACAACGAGCTGTCCAACGTGCGCTCGCCCAACAACATGGCGGTGCTGGCCGCGCTCATCCAGGCGCAGCCGCAGCTCGTGCCCGCCGCCATGGCCGACACATACCAG GAGCTGGTCCTGCGGCCGGAGGACTACCTGCGTCCGCTGCGCGCGCTAACGCGGGAGGTGGTCCGCCGCGGGCGC gcacacacatataggtccgcgctgctgccgctggcgcgctggctggcgcaccacccgccgcacgagcccgcgcaggag GTCCGCGAGCGCGCGTTCTCATCCCTGGCCGACCTGTTCTGCTGCTGCTGCCTGGTGACGGCGTCTCACAGCAAGCACCTGCCCGAGTACAAGCAGCAGGTGTGCGACATCCAGGGAGCCGCGCTCAACTGGCTGCTCGACACCGCCATGCCCATCTACAGACCTTCCAGGCATGACTTCCAGCTGGCACTTAATAAG ATAATGTTCGTGGAGCCGGCGGAGTCTTACAGCAAGGTGGACAACTGGCCGCCGGAGTCCGAGCGCGCGCTCACCTACAGGATCTGCTGCGAGGCGCCGCTGCTCAAGACCACGCTGCTGAAGATCGTCTACATCGGACTCTCCAAG GAGATCCCCATATCCCCCGCGGAGGTGTTCGAGCTGGTGGAGCAGCTGGTCCGCCGCGCCTGCGCGCTGCCGGCCGAGGAGAACCCGCTGCAGGTGGACAACCTGGAGGTCGCCAACTTCATCTTCGAGCTGTGTCAGTTCAACCCCCCCGATAATATCTCTCTGCCGCCAGG CTACACCCCGCCGCCGCTGGCCATCACGTCGCTGTACTGGCGCGGCTGGCTGCTGCTGGTCATGCTGGCCGCGCACAACCCGCTGCAGTTCGCCGAGCGGGCCGCCGCCACCTACCCCACGCTCAGGGCGCTCATCGAGACATGTATTACTAC CAAGCCGAGTATCGAGTGGACCACGAGCTCGGCGGCGGAGGCGGAGCGCGCGGAGGCCGAGCGCGCCGCCATCCTGCAGCTGGAGACACACCTGGCGGCCGCCAGCAACGCCAAGCTGCCCGTCACGGAACACTCCTCCAGGCTGCTCAGCCAG CTGACGACTCTGGAGCCGCTGGGCCCGGCGCGCAAGCCCCCGCAGGCGGTCATCGACTCGCTGCAGTCGCTGAGCAGCCAGATGCGGCTGGGCAAGCTGCTGTGCCGCCAGCCCGCGCTGCTGCTGGACCTGGTGGAGAGGCACGGGACCCGCCGCGCCATGCCCTGGCTGCATCAGCTGCTCAAGCAGGACCAGCTTGAGCTCag CGTGTTGCCGGTGCAGTGCCTGTGCGAGTTCCTGTCggcgggcgggggcgggggcgggggcgggggcggggaGAGCGGCAAGGCGGGCGAGCTGTGCGCGCACCTGCGGCGcacggtggcggcggcggcggcgggcgcgcgcgccgTGCTGCACTACTACCTGCAGCGCCtcgcgcacgcgcacgcgcccACGCGCGCCTCCGCCAACAGG GGTCTCAAACTGGTGCTCCAGCCGGTAGACACGGAGACGGTCGAAGCTGATTTTAGCGCTGAAGTAAGCCCTGa GGAGTGGCTGGAGCTGCTGTGGTCGCTGCCTCACTGGGAGGCGGTCCGCGAGGAGGTGGTAGTGCGAGTGCGGGCGGCCTGCATCGTGGAGTGCGTGCCTACGCACGTGGCCGCATACATCGCCTTCCTCGCCAAGTACGTCGCGCACACGCCCGGGCACGACCATGCCGACCTCGTGCTG GACCTGTCGCAGGTGATCATGGAGCGGTCGACGGTGATGAACAGCGTGCTGGGCACGGGCGAGCGCGCGGACGAGCTGCACGAGCCGCAGCGCGCGCAGCATCGCGCACTGCACGCGCTCACGCAGATCATGTACGACTACCTGCAGAAG GTCCGCACGAGCGGGCCGCCGCCGGTGGTGGCGGAGGCGGGcgagggcgcgggcgcgggcgcgtcGGGCGGCTGGGGCTTCGGCGAGCGGGTGCTGCTGCACTGGCCCAGCGGCCGCTACGCGCGCCTGCATCTGCTGGTCGCGCACGCCTACCTCAAGCTGCTCTGCGCGGGACCCTCCATAT ATGACACCAACCAAGAGATGTACTCGTGGCTCCAGTCGGTGTGGGTGGGCAACGACGCCCCGCAGGCCTTCAACGTGGACAGCGACGAGGAGGCGGTGCTGCTGCCGGACTGGCTGCGGCTGCACATGGTGCGCTCGGCCAGGCCCGCGCTGCTGGAGGCCGGCATGAGGGCGCTGCCCGCCGCCAAGCTCGCGCTCTTCATACAGACCTTCGGGATGCCCGTGGCCTCCATGAG CGCGCTGCTGAACGCGCTGGACGCGTGCTCGGCGGGCGCGGTGGTCCGCCTGGGCGTGGAGCGGAACTACATGGCGCAGCTGCTGCTCGTGCAGCGCGCGCGCGGGGCCACCGGCGGACACGCCTTCGCGTCCACGCTGCGCCTGCAGCCGCCCACCTACATGCCTG ATGACACTTTGTTCGCGGAGAAGGAGCTCCCGATGGAGGCGGAGGACGACTGGGGCAGTTCCGCGGTGATGGCGCCGCTGCAGCTGGAGCTGGTGAGCCCGCTGCTGTCATCCATCTTCACCGCCGCCAACAGCTTCCACGGAGACCTGGATACAGCCTTCACTCAGCTTATATCT TTGATATCGGCGGAGGTGAGTGCGggccgcggcggcggcggcgcgggcccgTACGTGGCGGGCTGCGCGGCGTGGCTGCGCGAGCTGGCGggcagcgcgggcggcgcggcggggctGGCGCGCCGGcccgcgcacgccgcgccgctgctgcgcgcgctgctgccgctgccCGACACGAGGCTCATGCAG ATCGCGGACACGCTCCTGATGCAGTGCAAGCTGCTGACGGGCCCGGTGGTGGACGTGCTGCGCGCGATGTCGCAGAACTGCAGCAGCACCCTCAAGCAGGAGCTGGGCGCGCACGTGCCGCCGCACGCCACCAAGCAGCAGCTCATCGCGC TGTTGGAGTCAGCATCGCCGAGCACGCTGGAGGCGCTCGGCAACCGCATCATCAGCAGCCAGGACACGCGGCTTATCGTGGACGTCATCACACACATCCTGGAGAAGAACCAGGAGGGGCACTACGAGTCTAAT GTAAAGTACGAGGACGGTGTATCGGGCCCGGTGCACGTGTTCTCCCGCGGCGGGCTCGGCTGCGGCCTGCTGCTGGACTGGATGTCCGAGCTGCAGCGGGAGGCGCTCGGGCCCAGCGACCAGAGGCAGCGGCAG ATGCAGCTCATGTTCCGTGCTGGCAACGCCCCCTGGCGGCCGCTGCTGGTGACGCTGCTGGCACACCGCGCGTCCTGGAGGACCCTGCACTACTGCCTCACCACGCTGCTGCAGCCGGAGGG TGGCTGGTCTCCGAGTGCGGTCCTAGACTTCGCGGAGACCCTGACCGAGAGTCCGCGTGTGTGGCAGGGCCGCGACAAGACCACGCCCAAGCATTACGTGCCCGACGACACGCTGCGGTTGGATCATAAGCAG CTGGAGGTGCTGGTCCGCTACGTGTCGGAGGAGGCGCGGCAGACGGAGGCCGCGTCGGGCCCggaggcggcgcggcggcgcgcggacTCCCGCCTGGCGCTGCTGCTGCGCTGCGCGCCCGCCCGCCCCGCGCTGCTGGCCGTGGCCCGGGCGGCGCAGCAGCACGAcccgctgctgctgctgctgctctACATGAAG GTGCCGAAGATCCTCCGGCTGCTGGTGCAGagcggcgggcgcgggcaggcgggcgggggcgcgctgTGCGGGctggggggcgcggggggcgcgctggggggcgcggggggcgcgctgcggggcgcggcggcgcgctccACCAGCGCCACGGACCGCGTGTCGCACGCGCTGCTCACCGCCATCGCCGCGCCACACCCGCACTCCAAGGACCACGCGCAGAA GTTGTGGCGCATGGAGGCGGACGTGCGCGGCGTGTGGTCGCGCGTGGGCGGCGCGGGGTCGCGCGCGCTGGGGCTGGCGGCGGCCCTGCtgcgcggcgccggcgcggccgccgcccgccagcaCGCGCATCTGCTGGCCGCGCTAGAGGTGCTGCCCGACGACGAGCTGTTCGGGCCCACTGCTGC CGCGGACGTGCACAGCATCCTGGAGTGCCTGGTGGTGCtggcgcgcgcggcgggcggcggcgggcaggCGCTGCTGCCGCGCGTGGCGGCGCTGCTGCGCCGGTaccgcgccgcgcgccccgcgcccgccgcgcagCTGCTGGCCGCGCACAGGGACACCATCGC TAACATCCCGGCGCTGAGCTCGCTGCTGGCGTCCGAGGTGTTGCAGCCGGCGTCGGCGGCGCCGCCCCCGCAGGCGCTGCTGGCTCTGCAGCGTCGCTGGGACTCACCAGACAACCTCAACTGGCTGCTGCAG GAGATCGAGTCGTGGGGCGTCCGTCGCGGGGGCGCGTGGGGCGGCGGCGCGTGGGCGGGCGCGGTGCTGCGCGGCGTGGCCCCGCACGCGgccgctgcgcacgcgccgctgcGACACTCCGCGCTGGCGCTGCTCGCCAAGCTGCTGCCCGCCGTCGCGGACACCACGCCCG GTCTCCAAGCAGTCCTGGAATGCCTGGACTCCCACCAGCCAGAGGTGACCCAGTCGCTGCTGGACAAGCTGCCCGAGCTGCTGGTGGGCATGCAGGAGCACGCGGCCACGGTCCTCATGCGCGTGTTCGACCTCGGCATGAAGTCGCGACACCCCGTCGAG